A region of Arabidopsis thaliana chromosome 5, partial sequence DNA encodes the following proteins:
- a CDS encoding retinal-binding protein (EXPRESSED IN: 23 plant structures; EXPRESSED DURING: 14 growth stages; CONTAINS InterPro DOMAIN/s: GOLD (InterPro:IPR009038).): MASTEGLMPITRAFLASYYDKYPFSPLSDDVSRLSSDMASLIKLLTVQSPPSQGETSLIDEANRQPPHKIDENMWKNREQMEEILFLLSPSRWPVQLREPSTSEDAEFASILRTLKDSFDNAFTAMISFQTKNSERIFSTDFRGTLIRQQKERSERNKQAEVDALVSSGGSIRDTYALLWKQQMERRRQLAQLGSATGVYKTLVKYLVGVPQVLLDFIRQINDDDGPMEEQRERYGPPLYSLTKMVIAIRVFLTLLWERYDTFKLSKDQMNLLSEAAIVYTSEFERFVTFISDVFANSPFFISADTAGILWSRDNEEYKEIIVQAGRTYEISLMVESENSYIAWDFSLMQGKISMLPYIRFLLLYLLLFLPDSGYLCFHTYFCCLSSVYISVVFYQDIGFSVEYINASGEKTLILPYRRYEADQGNFSTLMAGNYKLVWDNSYSTFFKKTLRYKVDCIAPVVEPDPEPEPLN; encoded by the exons atgGCGTCAACGGAAGGCCTTATGCCTATCACCCGGGCTTTTCTCGCTTCTTACTACGACAAATATCCTTTCTCTCCTCTTTCCGACGACGTTTCTCGGCTTTCCTCTGACATGGCATCTCTGATTAAGCTATTGACCGTCCAATCTCCCCCTTCACAAG GGGAAACTTCCCTGATTGACGAAGCAAACCGTCAGCCCCCTCACAAAATTGATGAGAATATGTGGAAAAATAGGGAGCAGATGGAGGAGATACTGTTTCTTCTGTCACCATCTCGCTGGCCTGTTCAG CTTCGGGAACCTTCCACATCCGAAGATGCTGAATTCGCTTCTATTTTGCGGACTCTCAAGGACAGTTTTGATAACGCATTCACTGCTATGATTTCCTTCCAGACGAAGAATTCCGAGCGCATATTCAGCACAG ATTTCCGGGGAACGCTCATCAGACAGCAGAAGGAGAGGTCGGAGAGGAACAAACAGGCGGAGGTTGATGCGTTGGTCAGCTCTGGAGGGAGCATACGCGACACATATGCTCTTCTTTGGAAGCAGCAAATGGAGAG GAGGAGGCAGTTGGCTCAGCTAGGCTCTGCCACTGGTGTCTACAAAACCCTGGTCAAGTACTTGGTAGGGGTTCCACAG GTGTTGTTGGATTTTATTCGACAAATAAACGATGATGATGG GCCAATGGAAGAACAGCGAGAACGTTATGGACCCCCTCTATACAGTCTCACAAAAATGGTGATCGCAATTCGGGTTTTCCTAACACTTCTGTGGGAAAGATATGATACCTTCAAACT GAGTAAAGACCAAATGAATCTCCTGTCTGAAGCTGCTATAGTCTACACTTCTGAGTTTGAAAGATTCGTCACATTTATCAG CGATGTATTCGCCAATTCCCCCTTCTTTATTTCAGCTGATACAGCTGGCATATTGTGGTCAAG GGACAATGAGGAGTACAAGGAGATAATCGTTCAAGCTGGGAGAACCTATGAG ATCTCATTGATGGTGGAATCTGAAAATTCGTATATTGCTTGGGATTTCTCTTTGATGCAAGGCAAGATAAGCATg CTGCCgtatattagatttttattgttgtatCTTTTGCTATTTTTGCCAGACTCTGgttatctttgttttcataCATA CTTCTGTTGTTTGTCCTCCGTTTATATTTCTGTTGTCTTTTACCAGGATATCGGATTTAGCGTGGAGTACATAAATGCTTCAGGGGAAAAGACT CTGATATTACCTTACCGTCGGTATGAAGCTGACCAG GGCAACTTCTCTACGCTAATGGCTGGAAACTACAAACTTGTTTGGGATAATTCATATTCAACTTTCTTCAAAAAG ACTCTTCGATATAAGGTGGATTGCATAGCACCAGTAGTGGAGCCGGATCCAGAGCCGGAGCCGTTAAACTGA
- a CDS encoding retinal-binding protein (CONTAINS InterPro DOMAIN/s: GOLD (InterPro:IPR009038); Has 172 Blast hits to 172 proteins in 43 species: Archae - 0; Bacteria - 0; Metazoa - 95; Fungi - 0; Plants - 63; Viruses - 0; Other Eukaryotes - 14 (source: NCBI BLink).), whose product MASTEGLMPITRAFLASYYDKYPFSPLSDDVSRLSSDMASLIKLLTVQSPPSQGETSLIDEANRQPPHKIDENMWKNREQMEEILFLLSPSRWPVQLREPSTSEDAEFASILRTLKDSFDNAFTAMISFQTKNSERIFSTVMTYMPQDFRGTLIRQQKERSERNKQAEVDALVSSGGSIRDTYALLWKQQMERRRQLAQLGSATGVYKTLVKYLVGVPQVLLDFIRQINDDDGPMEEQRERYGPPLYSLTKMVIAIRVFLTLLWERYDTFKLSKDQMNLLSEAAIVYTSEFERFVTFISDVFANSPFFISADTAGILWSRDNEEYKEIIVQAGRTYEISLMVESENSYIAWDFSLMQGKISMDIGFSVEYINASGEKTLILPYRRYEADQGNFSTLMAGNYKLVWDNSYSTFFKKTLRYKVDCIAPVVEPDPEPEPLN is encoded by the exons atgGCGTCAACGGAAGGCCTTATGCCTATCACCCGGGCTTTTCTCGCTTCTTACTACGACAAATATCCTTTCTCTCCTCTTTCCGACGACGTTTCTCGGCTTTCCTCTGACATGGCATCTCTGATTAAGCTATTGACCGTCCAATCTCCCCCTTCACAAG GGGAAACTTCCCTGATTGACGAAGCAAACCGTCAGCCCCCTCACAAAATTGATGAGAATATGTGGAAAAATAGGGAGCAGATGGAGGAGATACTGTTTCTTCTGTCACCATCTCGCTGGCCTGTTCAG CTTCGGGAACCTTCCACATCCGAAGATGCTGAATTCGCTTCTATTTTGCGGACTCTCAAGGACAGTTTTGATAACGCATTCACTGCTATGATTTCCTTCCAGACGAAGAATTCCGAGCGCATATTCAGCACAG TAATGACCTACATGCCTCAAGATTTCCGGGGAACGCTCATCAGACAGCAGAAGGAGAGGTCGGAGAGGAACAAACAGGCGGAGGTTGATGCGTTGGTCAGCTCTGGAGGGAGCATACGCGACACATATGCTCTTCTTTGGAAGCAGCAAATGGAGAG GAGGAGGCAGTTGGCTCAGCTAGGCTCTGCCACTGGTGTCTACAAAACCCTGGTCAAGTACTTGGTAGGGGTTCCACAG GTGTTGTTGGATTTTATTCGACAAATAAACGATGATGATGG GCCAATGGAAGAACAGCGAGAACGTTATGGACCCCCTCTATACAGTCTCACAAAAATGGTGATCGCAATTCGGGTTTTCCTAACACTTCTGTGGGAAAGATATGATACCTTCAAACT GAGTAAAGACCAAATGAATCTCCTGTCTGAAGCTGCTATAGTCTACACTTCTGAGTTTGAAAGATTCGTCACATTTATCAG CGATGTATTCGCCAATTCCCCCTTCTTTATTTCAGCTGATACAGCTGGCATATTGTGGTCAAG GGACAATGAGGAGTACAAGGAGATAATCGTTCAAGCTGGGAGAACCTATGAG ATCTCATTGATGGTGGAATCTGAAAATTCGTATATTGCTTGGGATTTCTCTTTGATGCAAGGCAAGATAAGCATg GATATCGGATTTAGCGTGGAGTACATAAATGCTTCAGGGGAAAAGACT CTGATATTACCTTACCGTCGGTATGAAGCTGACCAG GGCAACTTCTCTACGCTAATGGCTGGAAACTACAAACTTGTTTGGGATAATTCATATTCAACTTTCTTCAAAAAG ACTCTTCGATATAAGGTGGATTGCATAGCACCAGTAGTGGAGCCGGATCCAGAGCCGGAGCCGTTAAACTGA
- a CDS encoding retinal-binding protein (EXPRESSED IN: 23 plant structures; EXPRESSED DURING: 14 growth stages; CONTAINS InterPro DOMAIN/s: GOLD (InterPro:IPR009038); Has 76 Blast hits to 76 proteins in 20 species: Archae - 0; Bacteria - 0; Metazoa - 11; Fungi - 0; Plants - 62; Viruses - 0; Other Eukaryotes - 3 (source: NCBI BLink).), whose amino-acid sequence MASTEGLMPITRAFLASYYDKYPFSPLSDDVSRLSSDMASLIKLLTVQSPPSQGETSLIDEANRQPPHKIDENMWKNREQMEEILFLLSPSRWPVQLREPSTSEDAEFASILRTLKDSFDNAFTAMISFQTKNSERIFSTVMTYMPQDFRGTLIRQQKERSERNKQAEVDALVSSGGSIRDTYALLWKQQMERRRQLAQLGSATGVYKTLVKYLVGVPQVLLDFIRQINDDDGPMEEQRERYGPPLYSLTKMVIAIRVFLTLLWERYDTFKLSKDQMNLLSEAAIVYTSEFERFVTFISDVFANSPFFISADTAGILWSRDNEEYKEIIVQAGRTYEISLMVESENSYIAWDFSLMQGKISMDIGFSVEYINASGEKTLILPYRRYEADQGNFSTLMAGNYKLVWDNSYSTFFKKVGRYLHFGVDGVNQ is encoded by the exons atgGCGTCAACGGAAGGCCTTATGCCTATCACCCGGGCTTTTCTCGCTTCTTACTACGACAAATATCCTTTCTCTCCTCTTTCCGACGACGTTTCTCGGCTTTCCTCTGACATGGCATCTCTGATTAAGCTATTGACCGTCCAATCTCCCCCTTCACAAG GGGAAACTTCCCTGATTGACGAAGCAAACCGTCAGCCCCCTCACAAAATTGATGAGAATATGTGGAAAAATAGGGAGCAGATGGAGGAGATACTGTTTCTTCTGTCACCATCTCGCTGGCCTGTTCAG CTTCGGGAACCTTCCACATCCGAAGATGCTGAATTCGCTTCTATTTTGCGGACTCTCAAGGACAGTTTTGATAACGCATTCACTGCTATGATTTCCTTCCAGACGAAGAATTCCGAGCGCATATTCAGCACAG TAATGACCTACATGCCTCAAGATTTCCGGGGAACGCTCATCAGACAGCAGAAGGAGAGGTCGGAGAGGAACAAACAGGCGGAGGTTGATGCGTTGGTCAGCTCTGGAGGGAGCATACGCGACACATATGCTCTTCTTTGGAAGCAGCAAATGGAGAG GAGGAGGCAGTTGGCTCAGCTAGGCTCTGCCACTGGTGTCTACAAAACCCTGGTCAAGTACTTGGTAGGGGTTCCACAG GTGTTGTTGGATTTTATTCGACAAATAAACGATGATGATGG GCCAATGGAAGAACAGCGAGAACGTTATGGACCCCCTCTATACAGTCTCACAAAAATGGTGATCGCAATTCGGGTTTTCCTAACACTTCTGTGGGAAAGATATGATACCTTCAAACT GAGTAAAGACCAAATGAATCTCCTGTCTGAAGCTGCTATAGTCTACACTTCTGAGTTTGAAAGATTCGTCACATTTATCAG CGATGTATTCGCCAATTCCCCCTTCTTTATTTCAGCTGATACAGCTGGCATATTGTGGTCAAG GGACAATGAGGAGTACAAGGAGATAATCGTTCAAGCTGGGAGAACCTATGAG ATCTCATTGATGGTGGAATCTGAAAATTCGTATATTGCTTGGGATTTCTCTTTGATGCAAGGCAAGATAAGCATg GATATCGGATTTAGCGTGGAGTACATAAATGCTTCAGGGGAAAAGACT CTGATATTACCTTACCGTCGGTATGAAGCTGACCAG GGCAACTTCTCTACGCTAATGGCTGGAAACTACAAACTTGTTTGGGATAATTCATATTCAACTTTCTTCAAAAAGGTAGGGCGATATTTACATTTTGGGGTAGACGGAGTAAATCAGTAA
- a CDS encoding Protein kinase superfamily protein (Protein kinase superfamily protein; FUNCTIONS IN: protein serine/threonine kinase activity, protein kinase activity, kinase activity, ATP binding; INVOLVED IN: protein amino acid phosphorylation, N-terminal protein myristoylation; LOCATED IN: plasma membrane; EXPRESSED IN: 22 plant structures; EXPRESSED DURING: 13 growth stages; CONTAINS InterPro DOMAIN/s: Protein kinase, ATP binding site (InterPro:IPR017441), Protein kinase, catalytic domain (InterPro:IPR000719), Serine/threonine-protein kinase-like domain (InterPro:IPR017442), Protein kinase-like domain (InterPro:IPR011009), Serine/threonine-protein kinase, active site (InterPro:IPR008271); BEST Arabidopsis thaliana protein match is: Protein kinase superfamily protein (TAIR:AT2G05940.1); Has 117465 Blast hits to 116000 proteins in 4235 species: Archae - 97; Bacteria - 13843; Metazoa - 43298; Fungi - 9750; Plants - 33095; Viruses - 372; Other Eukaryotes - 17010 (source: NCBI BLink).) yields the protein MGNCGTRDEAAVFTPQAQAQQLQKKHSRSVSDLSDPSTPRFRDDSRTPISYAQVIPFTLFELETITKSFRPDYILGEGGFGTVYKGYIDDNLRVGLKSLPVAVKVLNKEGLQGHREWLTEVNFLGQLRHPNLVKLIGYCCEDDHRLLVYEFMLRGSLENHLFRKTTAPLSWSRRMMIALGAAKGLAFLHNAERPVIYRDFKTSNILLDSDYTAKLSDFGLAKAGPQGDETHVSTRVMGTYGYAAPEYVMTGHLTARSDVYSFGVVLLEMLTGRKSVDKTRPSKEQNLVDWARPKLNDKRKLLQIIDPRLENQYSVRAAQKACSLAYYCLSQNPKARPLMSDVVETLEPLQCTGDALIPCATTTAGAAFAMGGVPDYRMHRRFAKNVGPGAICRSPNPNYSPGGPAACRVR from the exons ATGGGCAACTGCGGTACTAGAGACGAGGCTGCCGTCTTCACTCCTCAAGCTCaag CCCAACAGCTCCAGAAGAAGCACTCCCGATCCGTCTCAGATCTGAGCGATCCATCCACTCCTCGCTTCCGAGACGACTCTCGCACTCCTATTTCGTATGCCCAAGTCATCCCCTTTACTTTGTTTGAGCTTGAGACCATCACCAAGAGCTTCCGCCCAGATTATATACTCGGAGAAGGTGGTTTCGGTACCGTCTACAAGGGTTACATTGATGACAATCTCCGCGTCGGCCTCAAGTCTCTCCCTGTTGCCGTCAAGGTCCTTAACAAGGAGGGACTCCAGGGTCACCGTGAATGGCTTACAGAGGTCAACTTCCTCGGCCAACTCCGTCATCCCAACCTCGTCAAGCTTATTGGTTACTGCTGCGAGGACGATCACCGATTACTTGTTTATGAGTTCATGCTGCGAGGCAGTCTTGAGAATCACCTATTTCGAA AAACCACAGCTCCGCTATCTTGGTCTAGAAGGATGATGATTGCTCTTGGAGCTGCGAAAGGCCTTGCTTTCCTCCACAATGCTGAAAGACCGGTTATTTATAGGGATTTCAAGACTTCCAATATACTGCTTGACTCC GACTACACCGCCAAGCTTTCAGATTTTGGCTTAGCTAAAGCTGGACCCCAGGGTGATGAAACCCATGTATCAACTCGAGTTATGGGTACTTATGGCTATGCTGCCCCAGAATATGTGATGACTG GACACTTGACGGCCAGAAGTGATGTATACAGCTTTGGAGTTGTTCTTCTAGAGATGTTGACAGGAAGAAAATCAGTGGATAAGACAAGACCTAGCAAAGAGCAGAACTTGGTTGATTGGGCTCGGCCAAAGCTgaatgataaaagaaaactgCTGCAGATAATTGACCCAAGACTGGAGAACCAATACTCTGTCAGGGCAGCTCAGAAGGCATGCAGCTTGGCGTATTATTGTCTTAGCCAGAACCCGAAAGCTAGGCCATTGATGAGCGATGTGGTTGAGACTTTGGAACCTTTGCAGTGTACTGGTGATGCCCTGATCCCTTGTGCAACTACTACAGCTGGAGCTGCATTTGCAATGGGAGGGGTGCCTGATTACAGAATGCACCGGAGGTTTGCAAAGAACGTTGGGCCAGGTGCAATTTGCCGGTCACCCAATCCAAATTATTCACCGGGTGGACCTGCAGCATGCAGAGTTCGGTGA
- a CDS encoding retinal-binding protein: protein MASTEGLMPITRAFLASYYDKYPFSPLSDDVSRLSSDMASLIKLLTVQSPPSQGETSLIDEANRQPPHKIDENMWKNREQMEEILFLLSPSRWPVQLREPSTSEDAEFASILRTLKDSFDNAFTAMISFQTKNSERIFSTVMTYMPQDFRGTLIRQQKERSERNKQAEVDALVSSGGSIRDTYALLWKQQMERRRQLAQLGSATGVYKTLVKYLVGVPQVLLDFIRQINDDDGPMEEQRERYGPPLYSLTKMVIAIRVFLTLLWERYDTFKLSKDQMNLLSEAAIVYTSEFERFVTFISDVFANSPFFISADTAGILWSRDNEEYKEIIVQAGRTYEISLMVESENSYIAWDFSLMQGKISMLPYIRFLLLYLLLFLPDSGYLCFHTYFCCLSSVYISVVFYQDIGFSVEYINASGEKTLILPYRRYEADQGNFSTLMAGNYKLVWDNSYSTFFKKTLRYKVDCIAPVVEPDPEPEPLN from the exons atgGCGTCAACGGAAGGCCTTATGCCTATCACCCGGGCTTTTCTCGCTTCTTACTACGACAAATATCCTTTCTCTCCTCTTTCCGACGACGTTTCTCGGCTTTCCTCTGACATGGCATCTCTGATTAAGCTATTGACCGTCCAATCTCCCCCTTCACAAG GGGAAACTTCCCTGATTGACGAAGCAAACCGTCAGCCCCCTCACAAAATTGATGAGAATATGTGGAAAAATAGGGAGCAGATGGAGGAGATACTGTTTCTTCTGTCACCATCTCGCTGGCCTGTTCAG CTTCGGGAACCTTCCACATCCGAAGATGCTGAATTCGCTTCTATTTTGCGGACTCTCAAGGACAGTTTTGATAACGCATTCACTGCTATGATTTCCTTCCAGACGAAGAATTCCGAGCGCATATTCAGCACAG TAATGACCTACATGCCTCAAGATTTCCGGGGAACGCTCATCAGACAGCAGAAGGAGAGGTCGGAGAGGAACAAACAGGCGGAGGTTGATGCGTTGGTCAGCTCTGGAGGGAGCATACGCGACACATATGCTCTTCTTTGGAAGCAGCAAATGGAGAG GAGGAGGCAGTTGGCTCAGCTAGGCTCTGCCACTGGTGTCTACAAAACCCTGGTCAAGTACTTGGTAGGGGTTCCACAG GTGTTGTTGGATTTTATTCGACAAATAAACGATGATGATGG GCCAATGGAAGAACAGCGAGAACGTTATGGACCCCCTCTATACAGTCTCACAAAAATGGTGATCGCAATTCGGGTTTTCCTAACACTTCTGTGGGAAAGATATGATACCTTCAAACT GAGTAAAGACCAAATGAATCTCCTGTCTGAAGCTGCTATAGTCTACACTTCTGAGTTTGAAAGATTCGTCACATTTATCAG CGATGTATTCGCCAATTCCCCCTTCTTTATTTCAGCTGATACAGCTGGCATATTGTGGTCAAG GGACAATGAGGAGTACAAGGAGATAATCGTTCAAGCTGGGAGAACCTATGAG ATCTCATTGATGGTGGAATCTGAAAATTCGTATATTGCTTGGGATTTCTCTTTGATGCAAGGCAAGATAAGCATg CTGCCgtatattagatttttattgttgtatCTTTTGCTATTTTTGCCAGACTCTGgttatctttgttttcataCATA CTTCTGTTGTTTGTCCTCCGTTTATATTTCTGTTGTCTTTTACCAGGATATCGGATTTAGCGTGGAGTACATAAATGCTTCAGGGGAAAAGACT CTGATATTACCTTACCGTCGGTATGAAGCTGACCAG GGCAACTTCTCTACGCTAATGGCTGGAAACTACAAACTTGTTTGGGATAATTCATATTCAACTTTCTTCAAAAAG ACTCTTCGATATAAGGTGGATTGCATAGCACCAGTAGTGGAGCCGGATCCAGAGCCGGAGCCGTTAAACTGA
- a CDS encoding uncharacterized protein (unknown protein; FUNCTIONS IN: molecular_function unknown; INVOLVED IN: biological_process unknown; LOCATED IN: endomembrane system; EXPRESSED IN: 23 plant structures; EXPRESSED DURING: 13 growth stages; BEST Arabidopsis thaliana protein match is: unknown protein (TAIR:AT1G65295.1); Has 30201 Blast hits to 17322 proteins in 780 species: Archae - 12; Bacteria - 1396; Metazoa - 17338; Fungi - 3422; Plants - 5037; Viruses - 0; Other Eukaryotes - 2996 (source: NCBI BLink).): protein MESSLHSVIFLGLLATILVTTNGQGDGTGLNAEEMWPVEVGMEYRVWRRKLMTPLELCLECKCCSSTTCATMPCCFGINCQLPNKPFGVCAFVPKSCHCNSCSI from the exons ATGGAGTCTAGCTTGCATAGTGTGATTTTCTTAGGTTTGCTTGCGACGATTCTGGTTACGACCAATGGCCAAG GAGACGGGACGGGGCTAAATGCAGAAGAAATGTGGCCAGTGGAGGTGGGGATGGAGTATAGAGTATGGAGGAGAAAGCTGATGACGCCATTGGAGCTGTGCTTGGAGTGCAAATGCTGCTCCTCCACCACTTGTGCCACCATGCCTTGCTGTTTCGGCATCAATTGCCAGCTTCCCAACAAGCCATTTGGCGTTTGTGCCTTTGTTCCCAAGTCATGCCATTGTAATTCTTGCTCCATTTGA
- a CDS encoding uncharacterized protein (unknown protein; FUNCTIONS IN: molecular_function unknown; INVOLVED IN: biological_process unknown; LOCATED IN: endomembrane system; EXPRESSED IN: 23 plant structures; EXPRESSED DURING: 13 growth stages.) — protein MESSLHSVIFLGLLATILVTTNGQGEYVRRDGAKCRRNVASGGGDGV, from the exons ATGGAGTCTAGCTTGCATAGTGTGATTTTCTTAGGTTTGCTTGCGACGATTCTGGTTACGACCAATGGCCAAGGTGAATATGT GAGACGGGACGGGGCTAAATGCAGAAGAAATGTGGCCAGTGGAGGTGGGGATGGAGTATAG